The following coding sequences are from one Schizosaccharomyces osmophilus chromosome 1, complete sequence window:
- the ppa2 gene encoding serine/threonine protein phosphatase PP2A catalytic subunit Ppa2 produces MSIDSDDVSQSVFGANNVSLKDVDGWIEQLKRCEPLSESDVEALCEKAKEVLCRESNVQPVHNPVTVCGDIHGQFHDLMELFKIGGEVPDMNYLFMGDYVDRGYHSVETASLLVAMKLRFPHRITILRGNHESRQITQVYGFYDECLRKYGSANVWKHFTNLFDYFPLTALIEDRIFCLHGGLSPSIDSLDQIRSLDRVQEVPHEGPMCDLLWSDPDDRCGWGISPRGAGYTFGQDISESFNHANGLSLTARAHQLVMEGYNWAHDGDVVTIFSAPNYCYRCGNQAAILEVDDNMNQVFLQFDPAPRKGEPVIARRTPDYFL; encoded by the exons aTGTCTATAGATTCAGACGATGTCTCGCAATCAGTATTCGGAGCTAATAACGTCTCTTTGAAAGATGTGGACGGATGGATCGAACAATTGAAAAGGTGTGAACCTCTCAGTGAGTCAGATGTAGAAGCCCTCTGTGAAAAG GCAAAAGAAGTGTTATGTCGCGAAAGTAATGTTCAGCCCGTACATAACCCTGTTACTGTTTGTGGTGATATTCACGGACAATTTCATGACTTGATGGAGTTATTTAAAATTGGAGGCGAAGTACCTGATATGAACTACCTTTTTATGGGAGACTATGTAGATAGAGGGTACCATAGTGTTGAAACAGCAAGTCTGCTGGTAGCTATGAAGTTACGGTTTCCCCACCGAATTACAATATTAAGAGGAAATCATGAATCTCGTCAAATCACCCAAGTCTATGGATTTTATGATGAATGCTTACGTAAATATGGTTCCGCGAATGTATGGAAGCATTTTACTAATCTTTTTGACTATTTCCCTTTAACCGCATTAATTGAAGACCGTATATTCTGTCTACACGGTGGTCTTTCTCCTAGCATCGATTCATTGGACCAAATTCGATCTTTAGATCGTGTTCAGGAAGTTCCTCATGAAGGTCCTATGTGTGATCTACTTTGGTCCGACCCTGATGATCGTTGTGGTTGGGGTATCTCTCCCCGTGGTGCAGGTTACACTTTTGGACAAGACATTTCTGAATCTTTCAACCATGCAAACGGCCTAAGTTTGACCGCAAGAGCTCACCAATTGGTAATGGAAGGTTACAATTGGGCTCATGATGGCGACGTAGTAACTATCTTTTCTGCTCCTAATTACTGTTATCGTTGTGGTAATCAAGCTGCGATTTTGGAGGTTGACGATAATATGAATCAAGTTTT TTTGCAATTTGACCCAGCACCGAGAAAAGGCGAACCCGTCATTGCACGAAGGACTCCAG ATTACTTCCTTTAA
- the omh2 gene encoding Golgi alpha-1,2-mannosyltransferase Omh2: MGLLTLVKNKALLFLGLLFVGIIFKYVVTEDLEIITKFEKRLERLNQNLIKDVNDFRKKENATLLTMARNSELYELVNTVLIYERKFNGIYRYPWVFLNDEPFSDKFKNTIARLTSGPTYFGEIPKEQWDMPDSIDVDRAEASWGNMAMRGIIYGGKKSYRQMCRYYSGFFWKHPLLDSYKYYWRIEHDSNLLCDIKKDPFTELREKNKTYGFVITIKEIAATIPSLWNTTMDFVATYPELLAPNNLWDWISINEGKDYSLCHFWSNFEVADLDFFRSDAYQKYFDYLDNAGGFFYERWGDAPIHSIALSLFLDKNQILFFRDIGYEHSPITYCPTNNKHCSCDVPYGDLKDNNSCIYKYLQVAEGI, encoded by the exons ATGGGATTATTGACTTTggtaaaaaataaagcactgctttttttggggttactttttgttggaaTCATTTTTAAGTACGTGGTTACAGAGGACTTGGAAATAATCACCAAATTTGAGAAACGTTTAGAGAGGTTGAACCAAAACTTAATAAAGGATGTGAATGACTTCCgcaagaaggaaaatgcTACTCTTCTTACAATGGCAAGAAATTCTGAGTTGTATGAACTAGTAAACACGGTTCTCatatatgaaagaaaattcaacGGAATATATCGATACCCATGGGTGTTCCTTAACGATGAACCCTTTTCTgataaatttaaaaatacaaTTGCTCGATTAACAAGCGGCCCTACTTATTTTGGAGAAATCCCAAAGGAGCAGTGGGATATGCCGGACTCTATAGACGTTGACCGAGCTGAGGCATCATGGGGGAACATGGCAATGAGAGGCATTATTTATGGAGGGAAGAAATCTTATCGACAAATGTGCAGATACTATTctggttttttttggaaacatcCATTACTCGATTCATATAAATACTACTGGAGAATCGAGCACGATTCTAATTTGTTATGCGACATAAAAAAGGATCCATTTACTGAACTTcgtgaaaaaaataaaacctATGGGTTTGTCATTACcattaaagaaattgcAGCTACCATCCCCTCTTTATGGAACACAACAATGGACTTTGTTGCAACGTATCCCGAGTTGCTGGCACCTAACAATTTATGGGATTGGATTTCTAtaaatgaaggaaaagattATAGTTTGTGTCATTTT TGGTCTAATTTTGAGGTTGCAGATTTGGACTTCTTTCGGAGCGATGCATaccaaaaatattttgattACTTGGATAATGCTGGTGGATTTTTTTACGAA AGATGGGGTGATGCCCCAATTCATTCAATAGCTTTAAGTCTCTTCCTGGATAAAAACcaaatcttgttttttagGGACATAGGCTATGAGCATTCGCCTATCACTTACTGCCCTACTAATAATAAACATTGCAGCTGTGATGTTCCTTACGGAGATC TTAAAGACAACAATTCCTGcatttataaatatttgCAAGTCGCAGAAGGCATTTGA
- a CDS encoding ribosome biogenesis ATPase, Arb family ABCF2-like, protein MSAAPKSSSKLRREAKQAERLAAKGQAPKSKTSKNDKDKEVDGVTTDISQLSTDDPIFERSASGVLISQSMSRDIKIDSYTLSFHGRLLIENAIVELNHGQRYGLLGENGSGKSTFLESLAARDVEIPEHIDVYLLNAEAEPTDINAVEYIIRSAKQKVQKLELEIEELSTADNVDDVLLESKYEELDDMDPSTFEAKAAMILNGLGFTQETMKKPTKDMSGGWRMRVSLSRALFIKPSLLLLDEPTNHLDLEAVVWLESYLAKYDRCLVVTSHSQDFLNNVCTNIIDLNTKKQLTYYGGNFDIYMRTKEENETNQMKAYLKQQEEIAHIRKFIAGAGTYANLVRQAKSKQKIIDKMEAAGLIEKPEPPRSFSFEFEEVRKLPPPIIAFNDVAFSYDGNLDHSLYRDLSFGIDMDSRVAIVGKNGTGKSTLLNLITGMLIPVEGNVSRYSGLKLAKYSQHSADQLPYEKSPLEYVSDTYKSKFPNRELQQWRSVLGKFGLSGQHQTSEIRTLSDGLKSRVVFAALALEEPHILLLDEPTNHLDITSIDALAGAIKRWSGGVVLVSHDFRLIGQVSNELWEVKDKKVVKLDCNIEEYKKQMAIEVQSHDTTSKVKHLV, encoded by the exons ATGTCAGCAGCACCAAAATCATCATCGAAACTGAGAAGAGAG GCCAAGCAAGCCGAACGTCTTGCTGCTAAGGGTCAAGCTCCCAAGTCGAAAACCTCTAAGAATGACAAGGACAAAGAAGTCGATGGTGTAACTACTGACATTTCCCAATTGTCCACTGATGATcctatttttgaaagaagtgCTTCTGGTGTATTGATTAGTCAATCCATGAGTCGTGATATCAAGATTGACAGCTATACACTCTCTTTCCACGGCCGTCTCTTGATTGAGAACGCCATTGTGGAACTTAACCACGGTCAACGTTATGGTTTATTGGGTGAAAATGGATCCGGTAAGAGTACTTTCCTTGAATCTTTGGCTGCTCGTGATGTTGAGATCCCTGAACACATTGATGTTTATTTGCTTAATGCTGAGGCCGAACCCACTGACATTAATGCCGTCGAGTATATCATTAGATCCGCAAAGCAAAAGGTTCAAAAGCTTGAACTTGAAATCGAAGAATTGTCCACAGCTGATAATGTTGATGACGTTTTGCTTGAAAGTAAATATGAAGAACTTGACGACATGGACCCCAGCACCTTTGAAGCTAAGGCTGCTATGATTTTGAACGGTTTGGGTTTCACCCAGGAGACAATGAAGAAACCCACCAAGGACATGTCTGGTGGTTGGCGTATGCGTGTCTCTCTTTCCCGCGCTTTGTTCATCAAGccttctttgcttttgttggaCGAACCCACCAATCACTTGGATCTTGAAGCTGTTGTCTGGTTGGAAAGCTATCTTGCCAAGTATGACAGATGTCTTGTCGTTACTTCCCACTCTCAAGATTTCCTAAACAATGTTTGCACAAACATTATCGATTTGAATACCAAGAAGCAATTAACTTACTATGGTGGTAACTTTGATATTTACATGCGTaccaaggaagaaaacgagACAAACCAAATGAAGGCTTACCTTAAgcaacaagaagaaattgccCATATCAGAAAGTTCATTGCTGGTGCTGGTACTTATGCCAACTTGGTGCGTCAAGCTAAGTCTAAGCAAAAGATTATCGACAAGATGGAAGCCGCTGGTTTGATTGAAAAGCCCGAGCCTCCTCGTTCTTTCAgctttgaatttgaagaagtaCGTAAGCTTCCCCCTCCTATCATTGCTTTCAACGACGTTGCATTCTCCTATGATGGTAACCTCGATCACTCTCTTTATCGTGACTTGTCTTTCGGTATTGACATGGACTCTCGTGTCGCTATTGTCGGTAAGAACGGTACTGGTAAGTCCACTTTGTTGAACTTGATTACTGGTATGTTGATTCCTGTTGAGGGTAATGTCTCTCGTTACAGTGGTTTGAAGTTGGCCAAGTACTCTCAACACAGTGCTGACCAACTCCCTTACGAAAAATCCCCTCTTGAATATGTCAGCGACACCTACAAATCCAAATTCCCCAATAGAGAACTTCAACAGTGGCGTAGTGTCCTTGGCAAGTTTGGCTTGTCTGGTCAACACCAAACTAGTGAAATCCGTACATTATCTGATGGTTTGAAGAGCCGTGTCGTGTTCGCTGCTCTTGCCTTGGAAGAGCCTCACATTCTTTTGCTCGACGAACCTACTAACCATTTGGATATTACATCAATTGATGCTTTGGCTGGTGCTATTAAAAGATGGAGTGGTGGTGTCGTTTTGGTTTCACACGATTTCCGTCTTATTGGCCAAGTTTCTAATGAACTTTGGGAAGTTAAGGACAAGAAGGTTGTGAAATTGGACTGCAACATCGAAGAGTACAAGAAACAAATGGCTATTGAAGTCCAATCTCATGATACCACTTCTAAGGTCAAGCACTTGGTTTAG
- the prp43 gene encoding ATP-dependent RNA helicase Prp43 has protein sequence MEPALKKSRSDSKNPYLSHLEDGSDDLESVSSNGLTRRATTVEAVEKAESGPNNPFNNIPFSDKYFAILDGRRQLPVHQQRDEFLKLYHENQIIVFVGETGSGKTTQIPQFVLYDELPHLTNSQVACTQPRRVAAMSVAKRVADEMDVKLGGEVGYNIRFEDCSGPNTMLKYMTDGMLLREAMNDHTLSRYSCIILDEAHERTLATDILMGLMKRIAQRRPDLKIIVMSATLDARKFQKYFFEAPLLAVPGRTFPVEIYYTQDPERDYLEAALRTVLQIHVEEGPGDILVFLTGEEEIEDACRKIALEADDLLREGAAGPLNVYPLYGSLPPNLQQRIFEPTPEDSKSGPGRKVVISTNIAETSLTIDGIVYVVDPGFSKQKIYNPRIRVESLLVSPISKASAQQRAGRAGRTRPGKCFRLYTEDAFRKELIEQTYPEILRSNLSSTVLELKKLGIDDLVHFDYMDPPAPETMMRALEELNYLACLDDEGSLTPLGRKASDFPLDPNLAVMLIKSPEFYCSNEVLSLTALLSVPSIFVRPNSARKLADEIRQQFEHPDGDHLTLLNVYHAYKSSEGTSDWCWNHFLSHRALISADNVRKQLRRTMERQQVDLISTPFEDKNYYVNIRRALVSGFFMQVAKKSANGKNYVTMKDNQMVSLHPSCGLSVTPEWVVYNEFVLTTKSFIRTVSSVRPEWLVELAPNYYDLDDFDNNKEVKSALQKIYQMAARSKKGSRK, from the coding sequence ATGGAACCagctttgaaaaaatctcGTTctgattcaaaaaatccataCCTATCTCACTTAGAAGATGGTAGCGATGATTTGGAAAGTGTTTCTTCCAACGGGTTAACTAGACGTGCTACAACAGTTGAAGCTGTAGAAAAAGCGGAAAGTGGACCCAACAATCCTTTCAATAACATACCTTTTAGCGATAAATACTTTGCAATTTTAGACGGAAGACGCCAATTGCCTGTGCATCAGCAAAGagatgaatttttgaagctttaccatgaaaaccaaattaTCGTATTCGTCGGTGAAACGGGTTCTGGTAAAACCACTCAAATTCCTCAGTTTGTTTTATACGACGAATTGCCACATCTAACCAATTCCCAAGTTGCTTGTACTCAACCTCGTCGTGTGGCAGCTATGTCAGTCGCTAAGCGTGTCGCAGATGAAATGGATGTCAAGCTTGGAGGAGAAGTTGGTTATAACATTCGTTTCGAAGACTGCAGTGGCCCCAATACAATGTTGAAATATATGACTGATGGTATGCTTCTACGTGAGGCCATGAATGATCACACATTGTCAAGATACTCTTGTATTATTCTTGACGAAGCACACGAAAGAACTTTAGCTACTGATATTCTGATGGGTCTTATGAAGCGTATAGCCCAAAGAAGACCCGACCTGAAAATTATTGTCATGTCTGCAACTTTAGATGCTagaaaatttcaaaagtacTTTTTCGAAGCTCCTTTATTGGCAGTTCCAGGAAGAACATTCCCTGTCGAAATTTACTATACCCAAGATCCTGAACGTGATTATTTAGAAGCCGCTCTTCGTACTGTCCTTCAAATCCATGTTGAAGAGGGCCCTGGCGAtattcttgttttccttactggtgaagaagaaattgaggATGCATGCCGTAAAATTGCTCTAGAAGCCGATGACTTACTTCGAGAGGGCGCTGCAGGTCCCTTGAACGTGTATCCTTTGTATGGTTCTTTACCACCTAATTTGCAACAACGCATTTTTGAGCCAACGCCAGAAGATAGTAAATCTGGCCCTGGCCGAAAGGTTGTGATCTCTACAAACATTGCCGAAACATCTCTTACAATTGACGGAATTGTTTATGTCGTTGATCCAGGATTCagcaagcaaaaaatttaCAATCCTCGTATTCGTGTTGAATCTCTTCTAGTAAGTCCTATTAGCAAAGCTAGTGCTCAGCAACGTGCAGGTCGTGCAGGCCGTACCCGTCCTGGTAAATGCTTCCGGCTCTATACTGAAGATGCTTTCCGTAAAGAATTAATCGAACAAACTTATCCGGAAATCCTTCGAAGCAATCTTTCAAGTACAGTATTGGAATTGAAGAAGTTAGGAATTGACGACCTTGTTCATTTCGATTATATGGATCCTCCGGCACCTGAGACCATGATGCGTGCTTTAGAAGAGCTCAACTACCTTGCTTGTTTAGATGATGAGGGTAGTTTGACTCCACTTGGCCGCAAGGCCTCAGACTTTCCTCTTGATCCCAACTTAGCTGTTATGTTAATCAAGAGTCCTGAATTCTATTGCTCCAACGAAGTTCTGTCTCTTACCGCGCTTTTATCTGTTCCCAGTATATTCGTGCGTCCAAATTCTGCTAGAAAACTTGCTGATGAAATTCGCCAGCAATTTGAGCACCCTGATGGTGATCATTTGACTTTATTAAATGTATATCACGCTTACAAGTCCAGTGAAGGTACTTCTGATTGGTGCTGGAATCACTTTTTGTCCCATAGAGCTTTAATTAGTGCTGACAATGTTCGAAAGCAACTTAGAAGAACAATGGAACGACAACAAGTCGATTTAATTTCCACTCCTTTCGAAGACAAAAATTATTACGTGAATATACGGAGAGCTCTTGTTAGTGGCTTTTTCATGCAAGTTGCTAAGAAATCCGCTAATGGTAAAAATTATGTAACCATGAAGGATAACCAAATGGTATCCCTTCATCCTTCTTGCGGATTGTCGGTTACTCCAGAGTGGGTTGTATAcaatgaatttgttttaaCGACTAAGAGCTTCATTCGCACTGTTTCTTCTGTTCGACCTGAATGGTTGGTTGAATTGGCTCCCAACTATTACGATTTGGATGATTTTGACAATAACAAAGAGGTAAAGTCAGcacttcaaaaaatataccAAATGGCCGCTAGATCCAAGAAGGGATCTCGAAAGTAA
- the skb1 gene encoding type II protein arginine N-methyltransferase Skb1: protein MASKTPTVGIHSSKEAIYLSLQEGYDFVGVRLSTDALKQRVESLEPFESVQEFFDSEIAYHPEEYVNKVVGLTSEWIELDSNDALIAQRSEEILMKEVSFASYCGLASVLCNGPKYADNITQYARSCSTILNSSYNITLVLQFPIEYGQEDLFESWKMWNIVRTSCKYNPRLQVALELPPSCSPPIELVNRWYAEPIGMISLSCMAFVPNPTGYPVLSRKLRAIFSLYLRLNPKVFLRDSNVPDKIGESPDYSIYMKHLFDTQPPAPLVEEFAGGYKDYLQIPLQPLSHNLENITYEIFERDPVKYAQYEQAIFAALNDRDANSVTRIAVVGAGRGPLVDCALRAAISSARTVDMIALEKNPNAFAMLLLRNRQDWAGKVTLVFGDMREWNPDYKIDILVSELLGSMADNELSPECLDGVQRVLNPITGISIPSSYASYITPIMSPKLWSEVRNMNDASAFARQYVVLMNSVDFLAPNDEFRFQPLWSFHHPNDETKLFSKNQHNRRNAAVRFQATNPGVLHGFAGYFEATLYKNISLSTLPTTMEEKSPDMFSWFPIYIPIEKPMYVPENSQLQLHLWRMTDGARVWFEWSANTYLVLRNGSHIHLSSTDIHNASGRGFSYLMN, encoded by the exons ATGGCTTCAAAAACACCAACTGTAGGAATTCATTCTTCTAAAGAAGCAATCTATCTGTCTTTACAAGAGGGCTATGATTTTGTTGGAGTTAGGTTGAGTACTGATGCTTTGAAGCAACGCGTAGAGAGTTTAGAACCTTTCGAAAGCGTGCAAGAGTTTTTCGACAGTGAAATAGCCTACCATCCAGAAG AATACGTAAATAAAGTAGTCGGGCTCACGTCAGAATGGATTGAATTGGATTCGAACGATGCCTTGATAGCTCAGCGGTCTGAAGAAATTTTAATGAAAGAGGTTTCCTTTGCCTCTTACTGTGGTCTTGCTAGCGTCCTTTGTAATGGCCCTAAATATGCCGATAACATAACGCAATATGCTAGATCATGCTCGACGATTTTAAATTCTAGTTACAATATCACTTTGGTTCTTCAATTTCCAATTGAATATGGCCAGGAAGACCTTTTTGAGAGTTGGAAGATGTGGAATATAGTTCGTACTTCTTGTAAATACAATCCTCGATTACAAGTTGCTCTCGAATTACCTCCATCATGTTCCCCTCCAATAGAATTAGTAAACAGATGGTATGCTGAGCCCATTGGTATGATCTCCCTATCTTGCATGGCTTTTGTTCCAAACCCGACTGGCTACCCTGTATTGAGTCGTAAGCTTCGAGccatcttttctttataccTCAGACTAAATCCAAAGGTCTTTCTAAGGGATAGCAATGTTCCCGATAAGATTGGTGAATCACCCGACTATAGTATATACATGAAACACCTTTTTGATACACAGCCTCCAGCTCCCTTGGTTGAGGAATTTGCCGGCGGGTACAAAGACTATTTACAGATTCCATTACAGCCACTCAGTCATAACTTGGAAAATATCACTTACGAGATTTTTGAGAGAGATCCTGTGAAGTATGCTCAGTATGAACAAGCGATTTTCGCGGCCTTAAACGACCGAGATGCAAATTCGGTTACGCGCATTGCTGTGGTAGGTGCGGGAAGAGGCCCTTTGGTCGATTGTGCTCTTCGGGCAGCTATATCATCTGCACGTACGGTAGACATGATAGCATTAGAAAAGAACCCTAATGCGTTCGCCATGCTTTTATTACGAAACAGACAGGATTGGGCTGGAAAGGTAACGCTTGTTTTTGGGGATATGCGAGAATGGAATCCCGATTATAAAATTGATATCTTAGTGAGCGAACTATTGGGAAGCATGGCAGATAATGAGTTAAGTCCAGAATGCTTGGATGGTGTCCAGCGAGTGCTGAATCCAATTACAGGAATAAGTATTCCTTCATCATACGCTTCGTACATCACTCCGATCATGTCCCCAAAGCTCTGGTCGGAAGTCCGTAATATGAACGATGCTTCGGCATTTGCAAGGCAATACGTTGTTTTAATGAATTCCGTTGATTTTTTGGCACCAAATGATGAGTTTCGATTTCAACCACTTTGGTCATTTCATCACCCGAACGACGAGAcgaaattgttttcaaaaaatcaacatAATCGAAGAAATGCAGCTGTGCGCTTTCAAGCGACTAACCCAGGTGTATTGCATGGCTTTGCTGGTTATTTTGAAGCTACTTTGTACAAAAATATCTCGCTCTCCACGTTGCCGACGacaatggaagaaaagtcTCCGGACATGTTTTCATGGTTCCCAATATATATTCCAATCGAG AAACCAATGTACGTTCCCGAAAACAGCCAGCTTCAATTACACCTATGGAGAATGACTGATGGCGCACGAGTCTGGTTTGAATGGTCTGCAAATACATATCTGGTATTGAGGAACGGAAGCCACATTCATCTTTCATCCACTGACATTCACAATGCTTCTGGAAGGGGCTTTTCATACCTCATGAATTAA